The proteins below come from a single Fusobacterium nucleatum genomic window:
- a CDS encoding phage neck terminator protein, whose amino-acid sequence MIKLVIELLNKMSNIQIIPAFTDKKPPKKPYVTYQVLNINSADFRGYTEREYIKKDEKYLETTEYRVMAKLQFDVYSETQEEALENSTELRELILFNARREIGRIDAGVVKSSEIKSLNELINAKYEYRCSFDIVFEYMKITKERELELIKEIELLVNEKHRSRIARRKE is encoded by the coding sequence ACTTGTAATTGAACTGCTTAATAAAATGAGTAATATCCAAATTATCCCAGCTTTTACTGATAAAAAGCCTCCAAAAAAGCCCTATGTAACTTATCAAGTTTTAAATATAAATAGTGCTGATTTTAGAGGATATACAGAAAGAGAATATATAAAAAAAGATGAAAAGTATCTTGAAACAACTGAATATAGAGTAATGGCAAAACTTCAATTTGATGTATATTCTGAAACACAAGAAGAGGCTTTGGAAAATTCAACTGAACTAAGAGAGCTAATTCTTTTTAATGCAAGAAGAGAAATTGGGAGAATAGATGCTGGAGTTGTAAAAAGTAGTGAAATAAAATCATTAAATGAGTTAATTAATGCTAAATATGAATATCGTTGTAGTTTTGACATAGTTTTTGAATATATGAAAATAACAAAAGAAAGAGAACTTGAACTAATAAAAGAAATAGAATTATTAGTTAATGAAAAGCATAGAAGCAGAATAGCAAGGAGGAAAGAATAA
- a CDS encoding phage baseplate protein, which produces MFSITNLMSKVSSFLSSANSLSNQIDNHIKKTPPILLGNIQFQLVSDVSESYSNDVPTVPIDDGTQIADNITPNPLELSFKVQIVGANHKEIFEKVIELRNKRELVDLYMVKLYKNMAITSIENTITSLYYTEFTISLVEIKIAHISMIPAPSKKAKPVVRKKTKIKTTATTKAKNKVSGKKDWEGDLQSEHIKLPGA; this is translated from the coding sequence ATGTTTTCAATAACAAATTTGATGAGTAAAGTAAGTAGTTTTTTAAGCAGTGCTAACTCATTGTCTAATCAAATTGACAATCATATAAAAAAAACTCCACCTATTTTATTAGGAAATATCCAGTTTCAATTAGTTTCTGATGTGTCTGAAAGCTATTCTAATGATGTTCCAACAGTTCCAATAGATGATGGGACTCAAATAGCTGATAATATAACACCAAACCCTTTGGAATTATCTTTTAAAGTTCAAATTGTTGGAGCTAATCACAAAGAAATTTTTGAAAAAGTTATAGAACTTAGAAATAAAAGAGAACTTGTGGACTTGTATATGGTTAAGTTATATAAAAATATGGCTATCACAAGTATAGAAAACACAATAACTTCTTTATACTATACAGAGTTCACAATTTCCTTAGTTGAAATAAAAATTGCTCATATTTCTATGATACCAGCACCTAGTAAAAAGGCTAAACCTGTAGTAAGAAAAAAAACAAAAATTAAAACAACAGCAACAACAAAAGCAAAAAATAAGGTTAGTGGAAAAAAAGATTGGGAAGGAGATTTACAAAGTGAGCATATAAAATTACCAGGAGCATAA
- a CDS encoding phage baseplate plug family protein, protein MKINIMKESIPYITDVTIAGTTFQFEFTYNSYDKRVYVTLYDIENNLIYPNEPILFGIPLWFNKLVDEKGNFNKKYPQKYIIPNTLDRKAVKIDYENIDQIELLVEE, encoded by the coding sequence ATGAAAATAAATATAATGAAAGAATCAATTCCATATATAACTGATGTAACTATTGCAGGGACAACCTTTCAATTTGAATTTACATACAATTCTTATGATAAAAGGGTATATGTAACACTGTATGATATTGAGAATAATTTAATATATCCAAATGAGCCTATTTTATTTGGTATTCCACTTTGGTTTAATAAATTAGTTGATGAAAAAGGAAACTTTAATAAAAAATATCCTCAAAAGTATATTATTCCTAATACTTTGGATAGAAAAGCAGTAAAAATTGATTATGAAAATATAGACCAAATTGAACTTTTAGTGGAGGAATAA
- a CDS encoding baseplate J/gp47 family protein, with product MDKFETKGFQGLMELAQKEAQKKENFGSDFNVESTGDYYKLAAPFIYLCSYLEDKIISIARGLNIFNAQNEELDNLLYFFPRRFGTKAQVHCKVTATGFVDVIQGDIIIQAENGTRYENIERFEVDSSKTKTILFQSLFDGEEGNIQINKIEKVIKAPASIVDVQNIEIGEGGLSSETDYEYLKRYLAGNSKGEWALLPVLNAIRKLPGVKSANGIRNNTMNIDSFGLSPKSIWIVVDGGIKEEIAHAIYMHIHTPDTRGSVVVNVPTSVPNHYEVIRFDRPTQTEIEYKLDIKSANELKIKNLIDEYINEAGIGALLSNGTFLYEYLYNKNYKYTDFDLKFRKKSTLIWSNSIQLNFNEIPKSAGRIL from the coding sequence GTGGATAAATTTGAAACAAAAGGCTTTCAAGGGCTTATGGAGTTAGCACAAAAAGAGGCACAAAAAAAGGAAAACTTTGGGAGTGATTTCAATGTTGAGTCAACTGGTGATTATTATAAACTAGCAGCACCTTTTATATACCTTTGTTCTTATTTGGAAGATAAGATTATTTCAATAGCAAGAGGATTAAATATTTTTAATGCACAAAATGAAGAATTAGACAATTTATTATATTTTTTTCCTAGACGGTTTGGAACAAAAGCACAAGTACATTGTAAAGTTACAGCAACAGGTTTTGTTGATGTAATACAGGGGGATATTATTATCCAAGCAGAAAATGGGACAAGATATGAAAACATAGAAAGGTTTGAGGTGGATTCTTCAAAGACTAAAACAATACTATTTCAAAGCTTGTTCGATGGAGAAGAAGGAAACATTCAAATTAATAAAATTGAAAAAGTTATAAAAGCACCAGCTTCAATAGTAGATGTACAAAATATAGAAATTGGAGAAGGTGGGCTTTCTTCTGAAACTGATTATGAGTATTTAAAAAGATATTTAGCTGGAAATAGTAAAGGAGAATGGGCTTTATTGCCTGTTTTAAATGCTATTAGAAAATTACCAGGAGTGAAAAGTGCTAATGGGATAAGAAATAATACAATGAACATTGACAGTTTTGGACTTTCTCCAAAAAGCATTTGGATAGTTGTAGATGGAGGAATAAAAGAAGAAATAGCACATGCTATTTATATGCACATTCATACACCTGATACAAGGGGAAGTGTTGTTGTAAATGTTCCAACATCTGTACCAAATCATTATGAAGTTATAAGATTTGACAGACCAACTCAAACAGAAATTGAATATAAATTGGATATAAAAAGTGCTAATGAATTGAAAATCAAAAACTTAATTGATGAGTACATTAATGAAGCTGGAATAGGGGCTTTACTATCAAATGGGACATTCTTATATGAATATCTTTACAATAAAAACTATAAATACACTGATTTTGATTTAAAGTTTAGAAAAAAAAGTACTCTTATTTGGAGTAATTCAATTCAATTAAACTTTAATGAAATACCAAAGAGTGCTGGGAGAATATTATGA
- a CDS encoding M15 family metallopeptidase yields the protein MFSLSQASQKMMIGVHPNLVKFMEELIGLSPHDFKITCGMRTAEEQNKLYQYSRTIPGAWRTNCDGYKVQSNHQEKIDGLGYAIDIGVLVKEKTKKIVIENGKKVEKEVEVTVYKAGPQDFHYYKDIYETAKKHGLIDKYNIEWGGEWKKVDAVHFQIRGAGKIPYKVVYKK from the coding sequence ATGTTTAGTTTATCACAAGCAAGCCAAAAAATGATGATAGGAGTTCATCCTAATCTGGTAAAATTCATGGAAGAACTTATAGGATTAAGTCCTCATGATTTCAAAATAACTTGCGGAATGAGAACAGCAGAGGAACAGAACAAGTTATATCAATATAGCAGAACTATTCCAGGAGCATGGAGGACAAATTGTGATGGATATAAAGTTCAATCAAATCATCAAGAGAAGATTGATGGACTTGGTTATGCTATTGATATTGGTGTATTAGTTAAAGAAAAAACTAAAAAAATAGTGATAGAAAATGGTAAAAAAGTGGAAAAAGAAGTGGAAGTAACAGTTTACAAAGCAGGTCCACAAGACTTTCATTATTATAAAGATATCTATGAAACTGCCAAAAAACATGGGTTAATAGATAAATATAATATTGAATGGGGTGGAGAATGGAAAAAAGTAGATGCTGTACATTTCCAAATCAGAGGAGCAGGAAAAATACCTTATAAGGTAGTTTATAAAAAATAG